One window from the genome of Salmo trutta unplaced genomic scaffold, fSalTru1.1, whole genome shotgun sequence encodes:
- the LOC115183726 gene encoding early nodulin-75-like, whose protein sequence is MSLIPTHHTISMSLIPTHHTISMSLIPTHHTISMSLIPTHHTISMSLIPTHHTISMSLIPTHHTISMSLIPTHHTISMSLIPTHHTIGMSLIPTHHTISMSLIPTHHTISMSLIPTHHTISMSLIPTHHTISMSLIPTHHTIPPHHQHVPYPYPPHNQLIPYPYPPHHRHVPYPYPPHHRHVPYPYPPHHRHVPYPYPPHHRHVPYPYPPHHRHVPYPYPHQTPL, encoded by the coding sequence ATGTCCCTTATCCCTACCCACCACACCATCAGCATGTCCCTTATCCCTACCCACCACACCATCAGCATGTCCCTTATCCCTACCCACCACACCATCAGCATGTCCCTTATCCCTACCCACCACACCATCAGCATGTCCCTTATCCCTACCCACCACACCATCAGCATGTCCCTTATCCCTACCCACCACACCATCAGCATGTCCCTTATCCCTACCCACCACACCATCAGCATGTCCCTTATCCCTACCCACCACACCATCGGCATGTCCCTTATCCCTACCCACCACACCATCAGCATGTCCCTTATCCCTACCCACCACACCATCAGCATGTCCCTTATCCCTACCCACCACACCATCAGCATGTCCCTTATCCCTACCCACCACACCATCAGCATGTCCCTTATCCCTACCCACCACaccatcccaccacaccatcagcatgtcccttatccctacccaccacacaATCAGCTAATCCCTTATCCCTACCCACCACACCATCGGCATGTCCCTTATCCCTACCCACCACACCATCGGCATGTCCCTTATCCCTACCCACCACACCATCGGCATGTCCCTTATCCCTACCCACCACACCATCGGCATGTCCCTTATCCCTACCCACCACACCATCGGCATGTCCCTTATCCCTACCCACACCAGACTCCATTGTAA